From the Streptomyces sp. NBC_00390 genome, the window CGGCGCCTTGGCCGTCATAGGCACCTTGCTCGGCTCTGTGACAGCACACCGTTTCCAGGAAAAGGCCACCAGCCGAGCCGAGGGACGCGCCCGCACCTACCTCCAGCACGAGCGGCTGTTTGACACCTGCGCCAATTTCATCGGCCTCGCCGAGGATTACCGCCGGGCCCAGTTCGACCGCTGGTCACGCCATGACGAAGACCCTGACGGAGAAGCAGCCGCTGTCGCCCGGGCCGAGTCCTACCGGCTCCATGTCGAAACCCGCAGCAGCGCCTGCCGCCTCAGGCTCGCCAGCAGCCGGGCAGACGTGCAACAGCTCGCCGATCAGGCCAATACGGTCCTTGAACTGACCAGCGCGATCGTACGCACCTCTGACAGAGCCGACATGCTCAGACGCGGTGAGACCGCCCAGCATGCCTGCGACGCCTTTGTCGTCGAGGCCAACGCCGTACTGCACCCCAGTAGCTGACCGGGCTGCAGAACAACAGCCAACGCGCCGGACCCGGTTCACCTTCGCCCACGCGGAGAGGACCAGGGTCCAGGGTCCGCGCCCGCCGGGTCGGCCGCCTGGGCGCCCTCCGTAACCCGCTCGCGGCAGCGGCCCGCGACCTCGCGGTCCGTGTCACGCCTGCTCGCCCGGCCCTGCGCGGCATGGACGACCTGTTCAACGGCTTCCGCCTCCCCGGGTAGCAGGGGACCCGCCAGGTTCTTTCGTCAAAGTCCCGCCTGGCCTGCGCCGTACCTCGCTTCATCGTCGCACCGCCCAAGTACGTCCAGTACTCGACCGGACCTCTGCCTCACGATGCACGGCACCGGACGACGCGGGGCCTGCCTGTGCCACTTTGACCTTCGCCCGTCCGCCGTGGCCACTTGCCACCTGGGGCGGCGGCCGGCGCAGCGGACCCTGCCGGTTCAGGGCCGAGAATGAACCCATGGACCGCCTGCTGCACCTCGACCGCACCCTCGACGAGCTGGACCCGCCCCGCTGGACGGCCCCGGCCGTCGACGCGACCCACCTGGTCCGCAAGGTGCATGAGTTGCGGTGTGTGCCGCTGAGCGAACTCCGCCCGGCGGATCTGCGCACGCTCATCTCGCAGCGGGTGGCCCTGCCGCACGTCCTGCCACTCGCGGTGCGCTTGCTGCTCGAGGCGCCGCTCTTGGACGCATACTTCTACGAGGGGGATCTGCTGCTGGCGGCGGTCGAAGCCCCGGCCTCGGCCTGGGCGGCGCTGCCGGACCTCGCCGCGCGGCTGCGCGCCGTGATCACGACTCTGCCGGAGGCGGCAGTCGCCGAACTGCCGCGCGGCGCCGCCGAGAAACTCACCCGCTTCGTCGCGCGGCCCGGATCACCTGGCTGACCTGATCAAGATGCCGGCGAGGGGTTCGCAAGCCGGTGCTTCCCTCAATGGCGATCCGGGCGACGCAGCGGCGGAGAAGGAGAGGACCGGGCCGTCGTGTCGTGCGGGCTCGTCCGTGATGCCGTGCGTGGATCCGGAGCCATGGAGGGCTGAGCACTCGCGCCGGCGTGCATCCGGGGCAGGGCTCCTCGTGGACAGGTGCGGACAGGACTGGACAGTCAGCGCCCCTGCAGGGCATGGAAAGTGGACACCGCCCGACATGAGGCTGTGCGCCATGAACCTTGGACGCACGAAGGACCAGGCATCCCCCGCTCGCCGGCCAGGGGCGGTGCTCGCGGCGCTCGCCGCCGCGCAGTTCACCGTCATGCTCGCCACCTCGATCGTGAACGTGGCGCTGCCGCAGATCCGTGCCGGGGTGAACCTGTCGGCCGACGGCACCACCTGGGTGATCAACGCCTATGGCCTGGCGTTCGGGGCACTGCTTCTGGCCGGGGGGCGGGCGGCCGACCTCCTCGGTCGCCGCCGGGTGCTGATCGCCGGCCTCGCGCTGTTCGCGGGGGCCTCACTGGCAGCTGGACTGGCCACCTCCACGGGCGTCCTGATCGCAGCCCGCGCGGTTCAGGGGCTCGGCGCCGCCGCCATCGCCCCGGCCGCACTCGCCGTGGCAATGGGCCTGTTCCCCTCCGGCGCCGGCCGCGGCAGAGCCCTGGGCGTGTGGGGCGCGGTCTCCGGCGCGGGAGGAGCGGGAGGCGTCCTGCTGGGCGGCGTACTCACCCAGGCATGGGGCTGGCCCTGGATCTTCCACTCCGTCGCGCTCGGGGCGGTGCTGGTCCTCGTCTCCGTGGCGGTCCTCGTGCCAGAGGCTGCCGTTCGGGAGTCCGCGCGATTCGACCTCCTGGGCACCGCCACTGTCACCGTCGCCCTGACCTGCCTGGTCTGGGGCTTGACCACCGCACGCGGCACCGGCTGGACGGATGCCCGAGTGCTCGGTGCCCTCGCCGGTGCCGGCACGCTGCTCGCGGCCTTCGCCGTGATCGAGATCCGCCGGCCGAACGCGCTGATACCCCCGCGGCTGCTCACCACCGGTCGCGTCGCCGCGGGAAACCTGCTGATGGCCCTTCTGGGGTCCGTGTGGATCGCCCTTTTCTTCTTCCTGCCGCTCTACCAGCAGCAGGTCCTCGGAATGGGCCCGTTGGCCACCGGAGCGGGCCAACTCCCGCTTGCCGTGGCCAATATGCTCGGCGCCGCCGTCGCACCTCGCATCTCCCGGCGCATCGGCGGCACCGCGACAGTGACCGCGGCCCTGCTCACCGAGGCCGCCGGACTGCTGTGGCTGTCACGGCTCAGCGCCGACGGGAGCTACCTCGTCGACGTCCTCGGTCCGAGCATCCTCGTCGGACTCGGCCTGAGCATCGCCTTCGTCCAGCTCACCGCACTCGCCGTGGACGGTGTCCCGCCACAGGACGCGGGTCTGGCCGGCGGGCTGGTGAACACCACCCGCCAGGTCGGCGGCGCGATCGGTCTCGCCGCCCTGGCCACCCTGGCCGGCTCCGTCACCGCCCAGGCATCCATCCACCAGCCCCACGTGGAGGCGCTCAGCGCCGGTTACCGAGCCGCCTTCTCCGTCTCGTCCGCGGTTCTGGCCGCCGCCGCACTCCTCGCGCTGCCGCTCACCCGTCACAGGCGCAGTACCCGCGGCATCCTCCCGCCCACCGCGGCCACTTCCACGACGCCGCCCCAACAGGACCGGGCGCCCCACTGCGCACCCACCGCCTGATCCCGGATCCAACAGCCAACCCGACGCAACCCGATCCACCACCACTGATGAGGCCATCACATGCACACCATTGACTCCACCGCGCCCGTCGTCGTCAGCGTGACGACGGTCATCGACGCCCCGCTCGCCACCGTCTGGTCGCTCCACACCGACATCGACAACTGGCCGGTCTGGAACGCCGACATCGACCAGGCCAGGCTCGGCGGACCGGCGGCGGTCGGCACCGACTTCACCTGGCGCACCCACGGGATGAACATCACCTCCACCATCCACGAACTCCTCCCCGGACAGCGGATCGTCTGGGGCGGGACCGTCGAGGGCATCGTCGGCATCCATGCATGGACCTTCGAGCGGACCGGCGACCACGTCGTCGTCCACACCGAGGAGTCCTGGAGCGGAGATCCCGTCGACGCAGCGGCCGACGAACTCGCCACGGCTCTGAGGACCTCCCTGGAGAGCTGGCTCGAATGCCTCAAGGCCCGTGCCGAGCAGTCGACCTGAGGCGCCCTCATCACAGCGCGCAAAACACACCACGCATGACAACGACGACGAAATCCGAGGACCTGAGCATGAGCAGCACTCCCTATCTGACCGGCCACTACACCCCCGTCACCGACGAGATCACCGCCACCGGCCTCACCGTCGAGGGCACCCTGCCCCCCGAACTGACCGGCCGGCTGATCCGCAACAGCCACAACCCGAAGCCCGGCGTCACACCGACCCATTGGTTCAAGGGCAGCGGCATGGTCCACGGCATCCGGCTCCGCGAGGGCCGCGCCGAGTGGTACCGCAACCGCTGGGTGCACACCCCCGCCCTGGACGGCGCTCCCTACATGACCGAGCGCGGCCCGGACCTGACCGCGAGCACCGCCGGAACCCACGTCATCGAGCACGCCGGACGACTGCTCGCCCTGTGCGAGGCGAACTTCCCGTTCGAGCTCACCCCGGACCTGGAGACGGTCGGGGCCCATGACTTCAACGGCCGGCTGCGCACGGCCATGACCGCACATCCCAAGGAGGACCCGGTGACGGGGGAACTCCACTTCTTCGGCTCCTCGCCGTTCCCGCCCTACCTCGTGTACCACGTCTCCGACGCCAAGGGCGAGATCGTCCACAGCACCGAAATACCGGGCGCGACCGCCTCGCTCAAGCACGACTTCGCCATCACCCGCCGCCATGTCGTCTTCATCGAGGGCAACGTCACCTTCGACCCCGCCGAGCACTCCGGCATCCCCTACGGCTGGAGCGACCGGCAGCCCTCCCGCATCGGCGTCATGCCCCGCACAGGCGATGGTGCCCGGCACGTCCGCTGGTTCTCCATAGAGCCCGGCAACATGCTGCACGTCGCCAACGCCTACGAGGACGGCCAGGGCCGCATCGTCCTGGAAGGCCCCACCGTGGACCGCGAAGGGTTCCAGCTCTCCTGGAACTGGTGGGTCGGCGCGCCCGAGCGGGGAACCGAGCCCAACACCCGCTCCTACACCCGCCGCTGGGTGATCGACACTGCGGCCGGCACCGTCGACGAGCGGATCATCGACGACCTCGCCGTGGAGTTTCCGACCCTCAACGAGAACTACCTGGGCGCCGAGCACCGCTACCAGTACGCGGTGTCCTTCCCCGACCAGGAAGGGTTCGGTGGCTACGGCGTCGTCAAGTACGACCGCACCACCGGCGCCCGCCGCATCCACCAGGTCGGCGACGCGCGGCTGCCCAGCGAAGCGGTGTTCGTCCCCGCGGCCGGCGCCACAAACGAGGACGACGGTTACCTGCTCACCGTCATCTCCGACCTCAAGCAGGACGCCTCGCAGCTGCTGGTCCTGGACGCCGCCGGCCTCGACCGGATCGCCACCGTCCACCTTCCCCGCCGGGTGACCGCCGGGATCCACGGCTCCTGGATCCCCGACAGCGCCCTGGACAACGGCGAGGACTGAACCCAAACCGTTCCGCGGCACAGCCGGGGACGACCACCGGTGGGCGGCTCCGGGCCGACCTCCCAGAGCCGCCCACCGCCCCCTTCGGGGCGTTGACTGCCGGTCAGGTCACCGCCCCCGCACGGCCCGGCGGCTGCACACCGGCCCGAGCCGCCCGTGCTGTTCCCGAACCCCTCACTCACATCCGTAAGCCACCCTGGAGGATTCCTCATGTCCATCGCAGCCCCCGACTCTCCTGTCGCTGCCATTGCCAGTGCCACCCCGAGTCGTCTCGTGAACGAGGTCGACAACCGCGCGGCCTACGTCAGCTTCGGACTCGCCAACCTGCTAGGACACGGCGCCGCCGCAGTCTCCCAGGGCGAGAGCCCCTTGCTCGCCCTGCCCGGCTGGCTGCCCACCACACTCCTCGGAATCGGGCTGGCAACCGGCATCACCCAGGCCACCGTCGCCGCCCTGCAGGCCCAGCGCGGGGCATCCGGGCCGGACGTCCTTTCCGGCAAACTGCTCGGCGCCTCCTGGATCGCCGCCTTCACCGCCCTGTTCCTCGCCATCACCGGCCTGACCTCCGCCCTGGACATGCCAGAACTGCAGCCCATCCTCTGGCCCGCCGGCTCCGGCCTCATCGTCGGTCTGCTCTACCTCGCCGAAGGTGCCGCACGCCGCAACCTGCTGCACTACAGCCTCGGTGTCTGGCTGGCTCTGACCTCCGCCGCGGCGCTCTTCCTCGGCACCCCCGGCCTCTACTGGGTCCTCGCCATCGCAGTCGGCGGCGCATACGCGCTCGCCGCGGCCCTCGAACGCCGCCGCCTCGTACAGCACGCAGGGCATCCCCAGCACTGACGGCACCCACTTCTCCGCGACATCCAGGCGGCCGAGTCAACCGTCTACCAGGCGGCCGACTCCATCCGCTCCTGGCGCGCCTGACGGGCGCCGAGGATCGCGAGGTCTTGCTCCGGGTTGATGTCCTTGGTGAGTTTCCACCCTCGGTTCTTCAGGGGGTCGGTGAGGCGGAGAGGACGGCCCGGGCGGCGTCCGCCTGGAGGTCGACGTACGTTTGCGGCCATGCGTGCCAGTCGACTCGTCTCTCTCCTCCTCCTGCTGCAGAACCGCGGACGGATGACCGCCGCCGAGTTGGCCGAGGAGCTCGAGGTGTCGGTGCGCACGGTCTACCGGGACGTGGAGGCGCTGGGTGCCGCGGGGGTCCCCGTCTATGGCGAGTCGGGACACGACGGTGGCTACGCCCTGTTGGACGGCTACCGCACCCGGTTGACGGGGCTGACGGCACCGGAGGCGGAGGCCCTGTCCCTGGCCGGGCTGCCCGGACCGGCCGCCGAACTGGGCCTGGGGTCGGTGCTGGCAGCGGCGGAGCTGAAGCTGGAGGCGGCGCTCCCGGCGGAGCTGCGGTACCAGAGTCGGCGTATCCGAGAGCGGTTCCTGCTGGATGCTCCGGGCTGGTACCGGGAGGCGGACGAGGCGCCCCATCTGTCAGCGGTGGCGGCTGCGGTGTGGCAACGGCGGGCTCTGCGGGTGCGCTACCGCCGATGGCAGGCACCGCAGGTGGTGGAGCGGAGGCTGGAGCCGTACGGCGTCGTGCTGAAGGCCGGACGCTGGTACACCGTCGCCGCTGCCGGTACGGGCGGCGAGCCGCGGACGTATCGGATCGGGCAGATCCTCTCCCTGGAGCAGTTGGACGAGGAGTTCACCCCGCCGGCCGGCTTCGACCTGGCCCGGCACTGGCAGGAGCACACCGCCCGGCTCCAGGAGCGGCTGTGGCGGGGCAAGGCGGAGATCCGGATCTCTCCGGTCGGCATCACCCGCCTCGCGGACTTCGCCGCTCAGGCCGTGATCGACGGCGTGCGCCGGGGAATCCGGGAGCCTGACGGCTGGTGCCGGGCAGTGATCCCGATCGAAGACCTCGACCACGCGGCGTCCCAACTGCTTCGGCTGGGCGCAGAGGTGGAGGTCCTCACACCGCCCGCGCTGCGCAGCCGCATCGATGCGACGATCCGGTCCATGGCGATGCTCTACTGCTGAACCACGCCCGCCGCGCGCACCCAGGCCTTCTGCCGGGCCCACTCCGAGATCCCGTCCGATCGAAGCGATCGGACGGGAACTCGTGAACCGTCCACGAGCCGGCTGACAACAGGATGGGGTCCTTGCCGGCCACCATCCGCTGGGCGGCGGCCCGTTCGTCGGCGGCCATGCCGACACCGGCGTCGTCGACGATCACCGAGACGCCGTGGTGGGCGTGTTCAGGACGCCGGAACGCGTGGCGCCGGCCCCGGACCCGGCCCGCAAGGACGCCAAGGCGGCGGCGGTCGCGGCCAGCGAGGCGCGCGCGATCGCTGTCAGGAAGCGTGTGGAGGAACGAGCGTGCGAGCCGGAGTCACATGGCCGGTCGGGGCAGGACCGCCGCCGGTGTCGGTGGCCGTCGGTAGGGTCCGCGGACAGGAAGTGACCCCGCCGCCTTGCGGTCGGGTCGGACGGGGTGGACCGGCGAGGAGCGTGCGGTGACGGTGGGGAGCGGATCTGATGAGTGCACGGTGGAGGCGGACGACCTGTCGGCACTGTTGCGGCCCTTGGCTTTCGCGGAGGGCGCCGGTCTGCCTCCGGCCCTGTGGGCGGTGCTGGCCAGCGCCCTGTCGGGTCACCCGTGGACGACTCAGGATGTGAGTGTGTTCCGGGACCGGTGGGCCGAACGCCTGGACGAGACGGTGACGCCGACGGCCTCCGACTACCGGCTCCGGGATCCGGCGGAGGCCCTGCGGCTGCGCGACCGGGGAGATCGGGCCGGCGAGCAGGAGACTCAACGCGCAATCACTGCCGCGCTGCTGGCCGAGGTGCCCGCGGACGGCGGCACCGGGCGCCGCGACTGGTCGGCCGCCGCCCCGTACATCGTCCGGCACCTCGCCACGCACGCAGGCGCGGGCGGTGTCCTGGACGAGCTGCTGGCGGATGCCGACTACCTGGTCCACGCCGACCCCGGCGGACTTCTGCGCGCCCTCAACGTCCCCGGCTCGGCCGCGGGGCAGATACGGCGGAGCGTCTACCGAGCCTCGGCAGACGTCCATGCCACCGTCGGCCTGTCGCAGAGGCGGGACATCCTCGCCGTCGACGCCGCCCGCCACGGCGAGCTCGGCCTCGCCCAGGAGCTTTCCCGCGTCCGACCGTTGCGGCCACGCTGGGCGACCGGGACGATGGTCCACCTCGCGCTGCGCCTCACCAAGGCGGGACGGGGCGTGAACACCGCCGCCTGCGCTGTCATCGGCGGACGGCCCCACGCGGTGACCGGCTGCTACGACTCGAACGTCCGCGTGTGGGACCTGGTGGACGGTACCGAACACCTCGTGATCACCGAGGACGACGGCGTCTACGCCCTGGACTGCGTCGAGATCGACGGGCGCCCCCACGTGGTGACCGGGACCTGTTCCGGCGGTGTACGGGTGTGGGACCTGAACACCGGGACCGTGCGAATGGCCCTCGGCGGACACAAGGGCTGGGTACGCGCTGTCGGCTGTACGGTGATCGGCGGTCGGCCCTACGCGGTCACGGCGGGCGAGGACTGCGTCGTCCGGATGTGGGATCTGGTCGACGGTTCGGAGCATGCGCGGATGCCCGGCCACACCGACGAGGTACGGGCGGTGGCGTTCGCCGAAGTCGGCGGCCGCCCCGTGGCCGTGACGGGGGGTTATGACAACACCGTGCGGGTCTGGGACCTGGAGGACGGTGTCGAACAGGCCGTGCTCACCGGCCACACGTCCGCCGTCTACTCGGTGGCCTGTACGGTGATCGACGGTGTTCCCCACGCCGTCACCGGGAGCGGCGGGGAGCACACGGCACGCGTGTGGTGCCTCACCGACGGCTCGGAGCGCGCCCTGCTGAGCGGGCACACCTCATGGATCTCCGCGGTGAACTGCGTCAGCCTGGACGGCCGCCCGCACGCGCTGACCACCGGTGGCGACCGCACGGTCCGCGTATGGGACCTGACCGACGACTCGCAGCGCGCGGTCCTGACCGGACACGACGGCTATGTGGACGTGCTGGCCTGCGCGGAGGTCGAGGGCCGCCCCTACGCGGTGAGCGGCGGGCATTCCTCGCGCCCCCGTGTATGGGATCTGAGTGACGCCCTCCGGCAGCCTGTCGCGCGGAAGGGTCACAGCGGAACCGTGGAAGCCGTGCATGCGGTGACGATCGAGGGCCGCCCTCACGCAGTCACCGGCGGGGACACCACGGTGCGGGTATGGGACCTTGCCGACGGGACGGAACGACTCACCCTTACCCACCAGCACAGGGTGGAGGTGCTGGCGTGCGCGACGGTGGACGACCGCCCTCACGCAGTCACCGGGGCCTGCTGCGGAGACGTCCGGGTGTGGGACCTTGCCGCCGGGACCGGGCTACGGAGCCTGCCGGGACACAACCATCGGGTGGAGACGTTGGCGTGGGCCGACGTCAACGGCCGTCCGCACGTGGTCACCTGCGACCAGGACCGCACCGTGCGGGTGTGGGACCTGGAGGACGACACCGGCCGTCCGTTCCTCACCGACCGCACCCGTTCTGCGGTGCGCGGCATGGAGTCCGTCGCCATCGACGGCCGCCCCCACCTGGTCACAGGGAGCGATGACGCCGCGCTGCGAGTGTGGAGGTTCACCGCCAAGAGCCGGCGCGTCACCGCCACCGTGCCCACCGGGCACCACTCGATCCGCACGCTCGCACACACCGTCATCGACGGCCGCCCGCACGCCCTGACCGTAGGCGGGAACGACACCGTCGTACAGGTTTGGGATCTCACGGACGGCACCCTGCGGGCCACCCTCCCCGGGCACGCCTCGGGGGTGCTGGCGGTGGCGTGTACCACGCGGGACGGCCGCACGGAGGCCATCACCCTCGACAACGGCGGCACGGTGTACGTCTGGGAACTCGCCGAGGTCCGGCTCCGGGAGAAGGTCGAACTACCGGCGCGAGCCCAGTGCGTGGCGGCCGTCGGGCCGGACCTCGTCATCGGGATGGGCGACGACGTGGTTGTGCTCACTCGCGACGACGTCTGACCTGCACCAGAGGGGCCGGTCCTGCCACCGGTCCCGGCAAGGCGTCGTTCTTCGTTGGCACTGTCCCGCAGTACGAGTGGGCCGGGGACGCGGCCTGCCGGGCTGCGGCGAACGCATCACCGACGGCACCGCCGCGCGCTACGTCCCCGTCGGCCACCGTCGAACTCGCGCACAACGATGACCACACTCGCGATGCGACGGTATGCCCCTGTGGGGAGCGCGCCCGCGGTTCATGGACCCTGTCCGGGCGCCTGCGCGGTCAAGCCCTGCCGTGGGCCTTCTGCGAGATGCGTGACAGCGAGTCGAGGGCCACGGCGGCGAGGAGCACACCGCCGGTGATCACGGATTGCATGGGCGTGGGGATGCCCAGAAGGACC encodes:
- a CDS encoding SRPBCC family protein, which gives rise to MHTIDSTAPVVVSVTTVIDAPLATVWSLHTDIDNWPVWNADIDQARLGGPAAVGTDFTWRTHGMNITSTIHELLPGQRIVWGGTVEGIVGIHAWTFERTGDHVVVHTEESWSGDPVDAAADELATALRTSLESWLECLKARAEQST
- a CDS encoding helix-turn-helix transcriptional regulator is translated as MRASRLVSLLLLLQNRGRMTAAELAEELEVSVRTVYRDVEALGAAGVPVYGESGHDGGYALLDGYRTRLTGLTAPEAEALSLAGLPGPAAELGLGSVLAAAELKLEAALPAELRYQSRRIRERFLLDAPGWYREADEAPHLSAVAAAVWQRRALRVRYRRWQAPQVVERRLEPYGVVLKAGRWYTVAAAGTGGEPRTYRIGQILSLEQLDEEFTPPAGFDLARHWQEHTARLQERLWRGKAEIRISPVGITRLADFAAQAVIDGVRRGIREPDGWCRAVIPIEDLDHAASQLLRLGAEVEVLTPPALRSRIDATIRSMAMLYC
- a CDS encoding MFS transporter, producing the protein MNLGRTKDQASPARRPGAVLAALAAAQFTVMLATSIVNVALPQIRAGVNLSADGTTWVINAYGLAFGALLLAGGRAADLLGRRRVLIAGLALFAGASLAAGLATSTGVLIAARAVQGLGAAAIAPAALAVAMGLFPSGAGRGRALGVWGAVSGAGGAGGVLLGGVLTQAWGWPWIFHSVALGAVLVLVSVAVLVPEAAVRESARFDLLGTATVTVALTCLVWGLTTARGTGWTDARVLGALAGAGTLLAAFAVIEIRRPNALIPPRLLTTGRVAAGNLLMALLGSVWIALFFFLPLYQQQVLGMGPLATGAGQLPLAVANMLGAAVAPRISRRIGGTATVTAALLTEAAGLLWLSRLSADGSYLVDVLGPSILVGLGLSIAFVQLTALAVDGVPPQDAGLAGGLVNTTRQVGGAIGLAALATLAGSVTAQASIHQPHVEALSAGYRAAFSVSSAVLAAAALLALPLTRHRRSTRGILPPTAATSTTPPQQDRAPHCAPTA
- a CDS encoding WD40 repeat domain-containing protein translates to MTVGSGSDECTVEADDLSALLRPLAFAEGAGLPPALWAVLASALSGHPWTTQDVSVFRDRWAERLDETVTPTASDYRLRDPAEALRLRDRGDRAGEQETQRAITAALLAEVPADGGTGRRDWSAAAPYIVRHLATHAGAGGVLDELLADADYLVHADPGGLLRALNVPGSAAGQIRRSVYRASADVHATVGLSQRRDILAVDAARHGELGLAQELSRVRPLRPRWATGTMVHLALRLTKAGRGVNTAACAVIGGRPHAVTGCYDSNVRVWDLVDGTEHLVITEDDGVYALDCVEIDGRPHVVTGTCSGGVRVWDLNTGTVRMALGGHKGWVRAVGCTVIGGRPYAVTAGEDCVVRMWDLVDGSEHARMPGHTDEVRAVAFAEVGGRPVAVTGGYDNTVRVWDLEDGVEQAVLTGHTSAVYSVACTVIDGVPHAVTGSGGEHTARVWCLTDGSERALLSGHTSWISAVNCVSLDGRPHALTTGGDRTVRVWDLTDDSQRAVLTGHDGYVDVLACAEVEGRPYAVSGGHSSRPRVWDLSDALRQPVARKGHSGTVEAVHAVTIEGRPHAVTGGDTTVRVWDLADGTERLTLTHQHRVEVLACATVDDRPHAVTGACCGDVRVWDLAAGTGLRSLPGHNHRVETLAWADVNGRPHVVTCDQDRTVRVWDLEDDTGRPFLTDRTRSAVRGMESVAIDGRPHLVTGSDDAALRVWRFTAKSRRVTATVPTGHHSIRTLAHTVIDGRPHALTVGGNDTVVQVWDLTDGTLRATLPGHASGVLAVACTTRDGRTEAITLDNGGTVYVWELAEVRLREKVELPARAQCVAAVGPDLVIGMGDDVVVLTRDDV
- a CDS encoding ABC transporter permease → MSIAAPDSPVAAIASATPSRLVNEVDNRAAYVSFGLANLLGHGAAAVSQGESPLLALPGWLPTTLLGIGLATGITQATVAALQAQRGASGPDVLSGKLLGASWIAAFTALFLAITGLTSALDMPELQPILWPAGSGLIVGLLYLAEGAARRNLLHYSLGVWLALTSAAALFLGTPGLYWVLAIAVGGAYALAAALERRRLVQHAGHPQH
- a CDS encoding contact-dependent growth inhibition system immunity protein, which produces MDRLLHLDRTLDELDPPRWTAPAVDATHLVRKVHELRCVPLSELRPADLRTLISQRVALPHVLPLAVRLLLEAPLLDAYFYEGDLLLAAVEAPASAWAALPDLAARLRAVITTLPEAAVAELPRGAAEKLTRFVARPGSPG
- a CDS encoding carotenoid oxygenase family protein, coding for MSSTPYLTGHYTPVTDEITATGLTVEGTLPPELTGRLIRNSHNPKPGVTPTHWFKGSGMVHGIRLREGRAEWYRNRWVHTPALDGAPYMTERGPDLTASTAGTHVIEHAGRLLALCEANFPFELTPDLETVGAHDFNGRLRTAMTAHPKEDPVTGELHFFGSSPFPPYLVYHVSDAKGEIVHSTEIPGATASLKHDFAITRRHVVFIEGNVTFDPAEHSGIPYGWSDRQPSRIGVMPRTGDGARHVRWFSIEPGNMLHVANAYEDGQGRIVLEGPTVDREGFQLSWNWWVGAPERGTEPNTRSYTRRWVIDTAAGTVDERIIDDLAVEFPTLNENYLGAEHRYQYAVSFPDQEGFGGYGVVKYDRTTGARRIHQVGDARLPSEAVFVPAAGATNEDDGYLLTVISDLKQDASQLLVLDAAGLDRIATVHLPRRVTAGIHGSWIPDSALDNGED